The DNA sequence AACACATGAAATATGAGGATGCAATGGAATTATATGGTACAGACAAACCAGATTTACGAATACCACAACAAGTAAGATTTAAATATGCTTCTAATTCAAATTCGAAGAATAATTTCGAAAATAGTATTAATATTTCAGCTTTGTAGACTGACGGAATTAATTGATCATTCGGTATTAGAACAGAGTttaaaaatggaacaaaatgaacACCGTGAAGTTTATGCTCTAGTTTTTTCCCAAAAACATGTATGTTTACaagttatttatattttccttgatttttggtatttttatatttataacatgTTTTGTATACCCTAGGGTTTTCTTACAAAATCTATCAAAGATACTATATCTGAGCTACAATGTACTTATTTCCCTTCTGTGAAATTAATACAAACAAAGATACCTAACAAATCGCCAGTAATAACAAATATTATTGATGGAAATGTACAACAAAAGTTAAATTTAAAAGAAGGAGATGTACTGTTTTTAGCTTGTGGAGAAAAAGTACACACGGTAAATATTAATCTGCtaattatattttctacatttaTTAATGATACATTAACATCAagcatttatatatattaatatcaaaCTTAAAATTACAGCAATCACTATTAGGAAAAGTACGTCTTGAATTTACAAAGTTCTTAGAAAGTAAAGGTCAAGAAATTTGTACTAATAGGAATGAATTTTTATGGATCACTGATTTCCCTTTATTTTCGTTTAATACTGAAACAAATTCATTAGAAACTATGCATCATCCATTCACGCAACCTCATCCAGATGATATGCAATATCTTATGAACAATCCACTGAAGGTACCcatgttaattaattaataagctcAATAGTATTTTAATAAGTGAAATACTTTTATAGGTTAGAGGATTGCATTATGATTTGGTTATGAATGGTTTCGAAATCGCAGGAGGATCAATACGAATCCATGACTCAAAATTACAAAAACAACTATTTAAGATGCTAAATATAGATGAAACACACTTAATGCATATACTTGATGCTTTAGAATCTGGTGCTCCACCTCATGGTGGAATTGCtataggtattttatttttaattcaaatatTAACTATATGTGACAATGGAGTATCATAACAAATAAGTTGGATTTTTAGGATTGGACCGTTTAATATGTTTGCTCTGTAacacaaaaaatataaaaaatgtgaTAGCATTTCCAAAAACTACTACAGGTCGAGATTTAATGTCAGGAGCTCCGGTTCCCATTTCtgaggaaataaaaaaattgtataaCATACAGACGGTAGACAAATAAAACAATATTCAAGAAGTATCTTTTGCATTTTTTACTctattgtaaaaatatttataagagGCTAGTTGGTCGTATTCACTTCGAAAAGTATTATtcaataatttttgtatattttataaaatatattcgatatttttatttgtttcaaaATCATTATGTGCGACGAGAAAGGAAATTCGTATTGACGATCAGCGAAGGGTAaggataaaaaaatataaaaattacttgAAAACTTAATGAAATATTAGTAATAAATTCCTTTCCTTTGTACTGTGAAAATAACAATAAGAATACTACAAGCAGACAGCAGCAACTGGCAATAACGATTATTAGAAATGATTAGACAGTACAATAAAAAAATGAGATTATTTGTTGCAAGATAATTATATGAATGTATTTAGAAATAGTTTCAATAAATCAGACCGTAGTTtaacaatattttacaattttgttgTTTGTTCTTGTCACTATCCAATTCCataaaaacaaaaaatcaaAAAATGCAATCGGCAAATATTTAAGAACGCGTGGAATTTTAAGAGGAATAGTATAACAAACGACCGCGAAATAGTTTTCGAAAATTCCGAGATGTGATGTCAAATTCCAAGTATTATTGAAATAGTGTTACctcttataatattatattctctTGTTATAAAATCGAGATTttgacaaaatatttttttgagAACCCGAAAATATAATCTGAGAAATTTCTGGAATGTGATGTTATTTTCGAATTGTGCCACTTCCTATTACCATGTTCTTCTGATACAAAATTGCTATTTTAGCcgataaattttttattctcATATGTCCACAGAAAATGACCTGTTTTCAAGAATTTGAAAAGATTCGAAATACTTTTTATGTTGTATTATTCTCTTAATATTTATCAAAACTTACCAATTTTCTCAAACTCTTcgttattttttataacttgttCGTTAAATTTTTGCGAACTTATTGGATAGGATTTGAGTATTTTATTCAtttgcaaaataaaattattttattcaattcaaTCTATAAGTTTATAAGAATTGTATAATTCTACAATGAGTTTATAATTTTCTGTataacaatttgtgtaatcgtttataaaatgtataattttataataatttcattccGTTAATTGATCGATAGATTTAAAACAACTCCTCTCATACAAAAATTGAAAATGACAATCAAAACCTATAAGAGCATTAACTCATCGGTGATAAGAGTTCGTGATGGCGCGTATTTTTGGTTAGTTCCGTACGATCCGGTACTAACATACATTTTCCCCTCTTGTTATGCATACGCACATTTCTCTCGTCAAAAACATTATAGGAAGAACTGTGGATATAGTTCGATCGTTTGATCACTAGAGGTGATAATTTGTGAAGCTAAATTCCTCCCATACTCATCGGTtatctttgtattataattattccTACTTAATGTATGCTTTTTTTGCCATATTTTGGACATATTCTTATATTCGTACTTTTACCTCGATTAATGTTTTTATAATCACCTTCATCAATTCTTAGGACTGCTTCTCCAAAGCGAGTATGTTCATTTGCTGTAAATATATCTCACTCTCGCTCCCAATGCAAACTGAGCTGAACGTGCTGAAAAAAGCAATTCCTGGGATACACCTTTCTAGATAATATTCGCCACGCGAACCCAACCAACGAACATTAAGCGGGTAGTAGTGTATATGaacatttatatgtatattactttatgacattaattttataaaaaaatctcACGCGTTTCATTCACCTGTAATCAAAATAAACACTCAAACTTTGGTATTCTGCTTTTCTTAAGGTTAAAAAAATGCATAAACATGTTTACTCTATTCGAGTCTATGAtccaaataaaattaaatatatatactttcaatacAATCATTTTATTTACAGTAATCAATAATATTGTTTAAATATGATAAATCATTCTTAGTTAAATTTGTTAAGAAAAACTGACCTATGTAATTTAGTTTAAGCATTTTattcatataataatatatgtttTCACATTTtgcttaaatttaattaattttcggcACTTGATGTTTCTTAAAGAGTTGCGCGATCAAAAAAACTAGGTAAAATCAATCTTTTAGTCAATGTAAAAGTTAAGCTGCAAATGTATAGTATATAGTtaaattatacataatatacatgGTATATCTAAATGATATATACATTTAACTAGGTATCTAATGTAATTGTAAGATATTTCTTCAAtgaacatataaatatttccaactTTTATTGGAAGTATGaacatattattatacatatttcacattAGAAGAAATATTAACAGTATCTGTCATATATCACCAATTTCTACAAATTTCACGTGTTGATATTTGAAGAGATCAAAGTTTTCGTGAACGTCCCCGTTTTCTGAGCGTAGTAATTTTACTTGTTACTGACCTAGTTGTGTGTAGCTTCTTTTGAATATTTGGTAcggattttatatttttttgtaaatttctaTGTTTCTTCAAATGTTGTACAAAAAGTAATCTAGATCTAATTAATTTCTTACATATCTGACATCTGCGTATTTGTTGttctgtaataaatatttttcagttATTTAATGTTCttataatgaattattatacatatatcaataaaataattattaaaaataacataCCAGATTTTTTTGTTCCATGTTGTAAACAATGTGCTCTTAATAAAGCAGCACTGGGAAACCACCTTCCACAATCAGAACAACTTAATTTTTTTACCTCCCAGGTGCATTTTGGTCtttgatttctttttcttttaatctttttaattataGTCTGTTTTTTTGGCTCAATgtgttccttcttttctttaatttctaTAGATGGTCGTTCAACTGATAATTTACTAAATCTACGTTTTTTTCTTTGAGAATGTTCTGAACGTACATGACGGGCTAATGCTACCACtacatcgaatttttgttgACATATTTTACAAGCGTATTGTTTTTTAACAGTATCTTCAGTCGTTCCATTTGCATGTTTCAATTTCTGTTCATTAAATCGTATTGTATTAGAGGGTGATTTCGAACAAACTCGCAAATGAGTTTCTAGAGCTCTTTGTTGTCTAAAATTTCTTAAACAATGTTGACATTGTAATAAAATTGCTTTTGAATTCGATTGTTGTGATTCGTCATCGGAATCCCCAAccattataatttcattttctttatcGCTAGAATATTTATCTTTACTATCATCTATAGTTATTTCAACAACATCCCGCTCTGACTGCAGGATACTTTCTTCTtcatcaatatcaatttcaataatttcaacTTCTTTTCGCTTGACCTTTTTCATTCTTTTCGAGTCGGTATTTCTTTGACGATATCTAGAATGAGCTACTCTTTTATTTCGTCTTACTCTTTTTCTAACATTATTGTCTTCTTCAGTTACAAGAGATGCTGGTTGTATAATAATTTCGGAATCTTCGCGATTTACAGAAATTAATTGTTGTTTCCGGGATCGCTTAGTTTTGTACTGTATTTGTGACGACTCGGGTGATGTATATTCAATTGAACCATTCGATATATCTAAATTTGTACTACTTGGCATTAAATCTGCTGATGAATTTGCTAATGTCTCCAATAATTCCTGTTGACTATCTAACAGATTGAATTTTCTCTTTGTTAAACTATTAGACATCTTATTAGACACATTAGAATTTTGGTACAC is a window from the Bombus affinis isolate iyBomAffi1 chromosome 9, iyBomAffi1.2, whole genome shotgun sequence genome containing:
- the LOC126920008 gene encoding aspartate--tRNA ligase, mitochondrial isoform X2, coding for MARNLTFESILSIEGRVLKRLEGQENKCMGTGDIEVEVKSLKVLNMANSNIPFIIRDYNKANENVQMKYRYISLRYPELQKNLRLRSEVIMKMREYLIKECDFVDIETPTLFKNTPEGAHEFIVPTKLLGQFYSLVQSPQQFKQLLMVGGFDRYFQVARCYRDEKPRHDRQPEFTQLDIEMSFVDCEGIMMLIENLLAYSWPQESEELIIPFKHMKYEDAMELYGTDKPDLRIPQQLCRLTELIDHSVLEQSLKMEQNEHREVYALVFSQKHGFLTKSIKDTISELQCTYFPSVKLIQTKIPNKSPVITNIIDGNVQQKLNLKEGDVLFLACGEKVHTQSLLGKVRLEFTKFLESKGQEICTNRNEFLWITDFPLFSFNTETNSLETMHHPFTQPHPDDMQYLMNNPLKVRGLHYDLVMNGFEIAGGSIRIHDSKLQKQLFKMLNIDETHLMHILDALESGAPPHGGIAIGLDRLICLLCNTKNIKNVIAFPKTTTGRDLMSGAPVPISEEIKKLYNIQTVDK
- the LOC126920001 gene encoding uncharacterized protein LOC126920001 isoform X1 translates to MSFVNDVNIYKKMVSQEIIQKPCTINETSAEFMVLPKCEHSEETLIVGEEIIVDENIDINQISEEVICKQKDTSEYFEESMNATMSVEYAEDAMSLSGENTSRQKWLSNDVNKEELLLSESEESEAETYNKVIVDDQDGDEETIATFVTAAGQQLALYAVEDSDEIFAVAVYDESGEPPTNFQFLMKSDVERLIGEGAVRTVKKPTQIKRQLLTTESPIFFPKSEPINDISMDNENKIMSNENERIQEKEYILEENSNLMKHSNLNLGTKRVSNIIYATNEKQPDVTYLMMDDCSANMDNSEEYQEDDKSDSEFVEQSTVQYILFEGDQSDSELTFDEIHKTLQNLKANAAKKQMNKKIINRDQNNFGNLKETEYETSVYQNSNVSNKMSNSLTKRKFNLLDSQQELLETLANSSADLMPSSTNLDISNGSIEYTSPESSQIQYKTKRSRKQQLISVNREDSEIIIQPASLVTEEDNNVRKRVRRNKRVAHSRYRQRNTDSKRMKKVKRKEVEIIEIDIDEEESILQSERDVVEITIDDSKDKYSSDKENEIIMVGDSDDESQQSNSKAILLQCQHCLRNFRQQRALETHLRVCSKSPSNTIRFNEQKLKHANGTTEDTVKKQYACKICQQKFDVVVALARHVRSEHSQRKKRRFSKLSVERPSIEIKEKKEHIEPKKQTIIKKIKRKRNQRPKCTWEVKKLSCSDCGRWFPSAALLRAHCLQHGTKKSEQQIRRCQICKKLIRSRLLFVQHLKKHRNLQKNIKSVPNIQKKLHTTSLTFTLTKRLILPSFFDRATL
- the LOC126920001 gene encoding uncharacterized protein LOC126920001 isoform X2 is translated as MSFVNDVNIYKKMVSQEIIQKPCTINETSAEFMVLPKCEHSEETLIVGEEIIVDENIDINQISEEVICKQKDTSEYFEESMNATMSVEYAEDAMSLSGENTSRQKWLSNDVNKEELLLSESEESEAETYNKVIVDDQDGDEETIATFVTAAGQQLALYAVEDSDEIFAVAVYDESGEPPTNFQFLMKSDVERLIGEGAVRTVKKPTQIKRQLLTTESPIFFPKSEPINDISMDNENKIMSNENERIQEKEYILEENSNLMKHSNLNLGTKRVSNIIYATNEKQPDVTYLMMDDCSANMDNSEEYQEDDKSDSEFVEQSTVQYILFEGDQSDSELTFDEIHKTLQNLKANAAKKQMNKKIINRDQNNFGNLKETEYETSVYQNSNVSNKMSNSLTKRKFNLLDSQQELLETLANSSADLMPSSTNLDISNGSIEYTSPESSQIQYKTKRSRKQQLISVNREDSEIIIQPASLVTEEDNNVRKRVRRNKRVAHSRYRQRNTDSKRMKKVKRKEVEIIEIDIDEEESILQSERDVVEITIDDSKDKYSSDKENEIIMVGDSDDESQQSNSKAILLQCQHCLRNFRQQRALETHLRVCSKSPSNTIRFNEQKLKHANGTTEDTVKKQYACKICQQKFDVVVALARHVRSEHSQRKKRRFSKLSVERPSIEIKEKKEHIEPKKQTIIKKIKRKRNQRPKCTWEVKKLSCSDCGRWFPSAALLRAHCLQHGTKKSEQQIRRCQICKKLIRSRLLFVQHLKKHRNLQKNIKSVPNIQKKLHTTRSVTSKITTLRKRGRSRKL